The genomic segment AGATATTCCGATGGCGTGAGACCTGTGATGCGCTTGAAAGATGTGAAGAAGGAACTCCTGGAACGGAATCCTACGCTGTTGGCAATAGCCTCAATGGTCATATTGGCATACTGCCCGTGATTGTCAATGCGCTTACATGCCTCCTTGATGCGATATTGGTTAATGAAGTTATTGAAGTTCTGGTCGTAGTATTCATTGATGACCTGCGACACGTATTTATATTTTGAATCAGTTAGTTGAGCCAAACGCTCAACAGAGAAATCGGGCGAATATACTTCGTCGGATGTATCCATAATGGTTTCTATGCGTTTTAGCAGTTGCTGTTTGTCGTCGTCCATGAGGTTACTGCCTGCATATTTGTTCTGCTCGCTGCGACTTGCTTCCTCGGCACGGAGCATGGCCACATTCTTAAGATACAACTGACGGTTGGAGTGGCGCAGTTTTGCATTTTGACGGAAAAGAATAAAAAGGAAAACAGCAACGACTAAAGCAAATGCACTAATCATGATGGTCATCATGAGCAGACGCTGACGATGTTGCTGTATCTCGTTCATCTCGCGCTCAATCTGTTTCATCTCGTTCTGAAACTCGCTCTCGTTGATGCTAGTCATCTGACGATAGGTGGTAAGTGTGTCTTCCAAAGCCCGACTCCGCTCTCGATAGTTCTCGTACTCGCGAAGATGATTGGATAGTTGATGACAGTTGGCGAGCATGCCGTAAACTTCTAGCATACAGTCCTTCATGTGCAGGCTATCTGCAATTTGTTCGGCATGGCGCAGTACGTTGATGGCTTCGTCGTAGTGCGACAGCTGCATATAGACCTTAGCCTTTTCAACAATCGTGAAATATACTAATCGTGGATATTCCTGCTCGTCAATGAAACTCAGTTGTTGGTCGAAGATAGCAATGGATTGGTTGTATTCTTGGCGCTCAATGTTCTGGTAGGCCTGATAGAGCAACTTGTTATAGCGACGCAAAACGCGTGCGGGCTTTCCATCGGGCAGTTGTTCGTATTTTCGCCATTCGTTGGCAATGGGTTTTAAACCGTTCTGGATGGAGGCCATGGAAACAACATTGGTGGCTGCTTTGTCGGTATTGTCCTCGTCGTGCGAAAGGATGGCCGCATTCATGGCTTTGATGTAGTATTCCAGCGATTTTCCTCCTAACTCTCTACTATGACATTCCTCCGAGATGGTTTGATACATACAAGCCAGTCCTAACCATACCCGTGCGTCCTCAATGTTAAGTCTTTCCATTATCTCGCGGGCTTTGTTCAGATAATCAAAACAGCGGGGATAATCATAATAGGTATAGAAGTAGATGCTCCATAAATGCATACATGCATCCACGCCCAACAACTGCTCATCACGCTTCTTATTGGCATAGCACCTCTCCGCTACGATGTTATAGCACATTTGGGCTTGCAGTATACTATCTTTCTTACGATAGTCATCACCCTTTTCTATGAGTTGCGCCAGTGGCATGTCAATCCACTTGGCATAGTCGCTGTTCTCTGAATGGGATTGCGCAAAGCTATGTGTATGACAAAGTAGGCAACAAAGTGTGATAATTAGTAGACGTACCTGATGTAGCATGTTAGTTGTGGGCAGTTCCTCTATATTTGAAATTTGCCAAGCAAACATGGTTAGTTTGCTTGGCAAAGTATTGGAATGACTGTCTTAATCTTTGTTCTCGGCATCGATGGCCTTGATTTTCTCCTTGACCAGTTGCATGTCGTCCTTGAGCTTCTGAATCTTTCGGTTCATCTCCTCAATAAGGCTATTGCCTTTCTTGCTGCTGGCAGTAAGGAAGCCAAGGTTGTTCTCGTAAGTATGAATTTCCTGCTTCAGGTTCTCATACTGGCGCAACAGGCGCTGGCGCTCATCGGCCAATGCGTTCTCGCCACGCTCGGCCACCTGTTTCAGGTTGTCCTTGAACTTGTTCAGGCGTTTCTTAGCTACAGAGACATTCAGTTCCTTATAGAGCTTGTCTAATACGGCATGGTATTCCTCATAAACCTTGTCCTTCTCTTTATAGGGTACATGACCGATGGCGTTGTATTCCTCAACAAGTTTCTGAACCTTCTCCTGCAGACCTTCGCCAGCCTCTTCAGCGGCTGCCTTCAGTCGCTCAATGACATTGCGTTTCTTGTCCAGGTTCTCGTGCTCCTCGTTGCGATGACCAGCTTCAGCGGCGTTGCGAGCCTCAAAGAACTTATTGCAAGCGCCAAGGAACTCTTCCCACAGCTGGTCGCCCAACTTTTTGGGCACAATGCCGATGGTCTTCCATTCCTTCTGAAGAGCAATGAGCTTGTCGCTTGTTGAACGCCATTCTGTGCTATCTTGCAGGGCCTTGGCTTTCTCGATGAGTGCACGCTTCTTGTCGGCATTCTCTTTGAAAGCTTCCTTCATATTCTTGAAGAATTCTGCCTTATTGGCAAAGAACTCGTCGCACGCGGCGCGAAAACGCTCGAAAATCTTCACGTTCATCTTCTGAGGTGCAAAACCAATGGTCTTCCACTCAGCCTGTATATCCATGATGTCTTTGGTCAGGCGCTCCCAGTCTGCGCTATTCTTTTTCTCTTCTTTATTGATGGCCTCAATCTTCTCGCAGAGCACGGTCTTCTTTTGCAGGTTGTCCTCCTCACGTGCTCTCAGGTCATCGAAGTGCTGCTGATGGCGCTTGTTGATAACAGTAGATGCGGCCTTAAAGCGCTGCCAGATTTCTTCGCGCAGTTCCTTGTTAACAGGACCAATCTCGCGATATTCCTGATGCAGTTTCTGCAACTGGTGGAAGGCGCTGATAACGTCCTCCTCCTCGGCTAACTTCTCGGCTGTCTCACACAGGTGGGTCTTTGCTTCCAGATTCTTCTTGAAATCTAGTTCGCGAGCCTCGCTGTTCAGCTTCAGAAGGTCGTAGAACTGTTCAACGTACAATTGGTAGTTGCGCCACAGTTCGTTGGCTTTCTCAGCGGGAACGGCCTTGATTTCACGCCATTCCTGTTGCAGAGCCTTGAACTCCTGATAGGTTTTGCTGGCCTCCTCAGGCGAAGTGACCATGGCCTTTATCTTCTCAATGATATCAAGCTTCTTCTTTAGGTTCTCTTCTTTTTCAGCCTCCTGTTCACGGAACTGCTTCTGACGGCGCTCTTTGATAACACCCATCTCGGCCTTGAACACCTCTTCATCCTCGTCGGGAGTAATCTGGTAAGCCTCTGGATCGCCACCTGCGTCCAGATATGTCTTGAGTTGAGCTTCGCGCTCGGCAATGTGCAACTTATAGAAGGCGGCCTTCAAGTATTCCACTTCGTCCTTTTGTGGGACCTCTTCGCCGTGAGCTATCTCTTTGACGCGGTCCAACACCTCCTTCTTGGTCTCGTAAACCTTTCGAGGAGCTTCTTCCTGGGCGTTGGTTTCTACTTCAGGAGTCGTTG from the Prevotella sp. E15-22 genome contains:
- a CDS encoding AraC family transcriptional regulator, which codes for MLHQVRLLIITLCCLLCHTHSFAQSHSENSDYAKWIDMPLAQLIEKGDDYRKKDSILQAQMCYNIVAERCYANKKRDEQLLGVDACMHLWSIYFYTYYDYPRCFDYLNKAREIMERLNIEDARVWLGLACMYQTISEECHSRELGGKSLEYYIKAMNAAILSHDEDNTDKAATNVVSMASIQNGLKPIANEWRKYEQLPDGKPARVLRRYNKLLYQAYQNIERQEYNQSIAIFDQQLSFIDEQEYPRLVYFTIVEKAKVYMQLSHYDEAINVLRHAEQIADSLHMKDCMLEVYGMLANCHQLSNHLREYENYRERSRALEDTLTTYRQMTSINESEFQNEMKQIEREMNEIQQHRQRLLMMTIMISAFALVVAVFLFILFRQNAKLRHSNRQLYLKNVAMLRAEEASRSEQNKYAGSNLMDDDKQQLLKRIETIMDTSDEVYSPDFSVERLAQLTDSKYKYVSQVINEYYDQNFNNFINQYRIKEACKRIDNHGQYANMTIEAIANSVGFRSRSSFFTSFKRITGLTPSEYLRQSRALNFD
- a CDS encoding DUF349 domain-containing protein; this encodes MDSQENILEQGKQEEVIQEATTPEVETNAQEEAPRKVYETKKEVLDRVKEIAHGEEVPQKDEVEYLKAAFYKLHIAEREAQLKTYLDAGGDPEAYQITPDEDEEVFKAEMGVIKERRQKQFREQEAEKEENLKKKLDIIEKIKAMVTSPEEASKTYQEFKALQQEWREIKAVPAEKANELWRNYQLYVEQFYDLLKLNSEARELDFKKNLEAKTHLCETAEKLAEEEDVISAFHQLQKLHQEYREIGPVNKELREEIWQRFKAASTVINKRHQQHFDDLRAREEDNLQKKTVLCEKIEAINKEEKKNSADWERLTKDIMDIQAEWKTIGFAPQKMNVKIFERFRAACDEFFANKAEFFKNMKEAFKENADKKRALIEKAKALQDSTEWRSTSDKLIALQKEWKTIGIVPKKLGDQLWEEFLGACNKFFEARNAAEAGHRNEEHENLDKKRNVIERLKAAAEEAGEGLQEKVQKLVEEYNAIGHVPYKEKDKVYEEYHAVLDKLYKELNVSVAKKRLNKFKDNLKQVAERGENALADERQRLLRQYENLKQEIHTYENNLGFLTASSKKGNSLIEEMNRKIQKLKDDMQLVKEKIKAIDAENKD